The genome window GTCGTGACGAGGAGTTCCACAGCCGGGCTGTGGTCGAGGACGAGGACGCCGACCTTCTTCACCTGGCCACGCAGGAAACGCAGGTAGTCGGGTGCGGGTCCACGGAAAAACGGGTTGTCGCCGGTGAGGTTGAGGCTCGGTGAGGCCAGTTTCTTCTCGATGCGGTCCCAGCCCATGGCGGGCAGGCGGTTGATCTGGGTCCAGGTGTCGTCGAGGACGGCGTCCACCCAGTGCCAGTCGGACAGCCCACCACCGGTGGCGTTCTTGATGTCGAAGACCTCGCGACGCCGCGGCGCGTCGGGTGGGGTGAGCCAGTGGGCGACACCGGAGGTGGCAGCGACTCCGCTCGCCCCGCAGTAGCCCTTGTCGACGAGGGTGACGGAGAGTCCGGCGGTGGCGGCGACGTCGGCGGCGTTGATGGCAGCCCAGGTGGCGGCGGGTCCACCACCGACAATGAGGATGTCGGTGCTGATCTCGAGGAGATCTGCGTCGTCCCGAAGGACGGTGGGGGCGAGGCTGCGCGGGACGCGTGCCGTGGTCGGTCGGGTGGGTTGTGGCGTCATAAGGAGGCCCACTCTAGACAGCTCGGTCTATACGGTGGAAGTGTATTCTCCGCGGCGAATGGAAAGCGCCCCACCGTCACCAGCCCGCGACGGTCACTCCAGCTGCTTCTCCAGCCAGCTGATCGTCTGCATCCCGAACAGATCCGTACCCCAGCCGTAGAGGTTGGTGACGAAGTTCGTCATCGAGCAGTCCGTCGGCTGGTAACTCACCGACGTGCCACCGGCACGGTAACGGTCAGCCAGCCCCCGGGCATCCGCCGCCGGGACCAGCGACATCGGCGAATCATCGGCCACGCACGAAGAGATGAGCACCGGCGCGTCCGGCGCGGCACCGGAGGCCCCGAGCAGATTGTCGTCGTAGACGTGCTGGAACTCGGGGATGTCCGCCGGAGGGATTCCCTCGACGAACAGAGCGGACAGGGGCACGAACGGCATCGTGAAATACGCCGGGGTCTGGCACTGCCCGCGGTACCAGTCCGCGATCTGCCGACCCAGCGGCGTGAGATGGGAATTCAGGTCCATCTCCGGGTACTTCGGCTCCAGCCCCAGCAGCGTCGCGAAGACGAACCCGGACCCCAGCGAACCGTCCGCCCCGCGGAAGAAGTTCCGCTGGTCGACGACCATCCCCTCCAACACCGTGCCCCGGATATCCAGCTCCGGGGCGTAGGACGCCGCCCGCTCCGCCGCGAAACCCGCACCCACGCCACCACCGGCGATGCCGAACAACCCCACCGGGGCCTCCGCGGACAACCCCGCGGTCTCGACCTTCATCGCCGAGCGCACCCCGTCGAGCAGGGTGTTCGCCGCATACTTCCCGGCGAACACCCCGTGCGGGGATTCCTGGGCATCATTGCCCACGTCACTGATCATCACCGCGTACCCACGGTCGAACATCAACGCCAGTGGCCCCAGCGCCGACCACGATGCCCCGTCCAGCGGATCACCGCCGGTCCACTGGGTCGACGGGTGGCAGCGTGCGCCGACCGAGTCATTGGCCTCCTGGTAGCCGATGATCGCGCGGGTGGCGTCCTCCTTGCCGTCATCGGGGACCATGAGGATCCCGGTGCTCACCGACGGCGTGCCATCCATCTCCTCGGTGACGAACATGGTCCGCCAGGCCCGCAGATTGCCCGGCTGCACCCCGGTGAACTGCACCTGGACCGGTTCCGCCTTGAGCAGGGTGCCTGCCGACTCGTCACCGGTGAGCTCCGGTTCGGTGTAGAAGGCGTCGCTGACCGGAGACAGCGGGTCGATGATCTCGTCGAGGGACGCCACCTGCCCGTCCACGAAGGTGGAGAGGGTGTAGCCGGTGAAGATCTCGTCGACCCCCGGGGTCCGCGTCGGCGTGTCGACCGGGTCAGCGGACGCTGGGGATACCGCGGCGGCCGCGACGGTCAGGGCGGCGGTGAGCAGAGCGGGAACGGTTCTCATCGGATCTCCACGGTGAAGGTGTCTGCGGCGTCCTGCGCGATGACGCCGAGGTTGGCCAGCGGGCGGTGCGTCTGCATCTGCCACACCATCGGGGTGGTGAGCTGGGTGGTCAGTCCCTCCCAGTCGTTGGTCACCTGTGCGGTGTAGCCGGGGAGCAGCTGGTCGGTGATGTATTCCCAGCGTTCGTCGAACTGGGACCAGTCCCAGGCCGGCAGCGGCACGGTGACCAGTGCCTCCGTACCCCCGGGGAGCTGTTGGGTGAACTTGATGGGGCGCCAGGACCGCATCGGCTCGACCCCACCGACCGAGGGGGAACCGACCATCGTGCTGGCGTAGGTCATTGCCTCGCCGAGCCCGTCGCGGTAGTTACGCACCGCGTCCCACCGGTCGCCGATGACGGTGAGCTGTTCCCGACGCAGCAGCGTCGCATTGCCCGCGGCGATCCGCTCCGGGTCGCCGGAGGCGATGTCACGCCAGGCGTCCATGACCGTTGACGGGAACACCCCGGCGTCCGCCATCTCCTGCAGGGCGGGCAGGCCGCCGTCGACGTAGGCCTGGTGCATCGGCATGAGGTCGCAGAAAATGGCCTTCTGCATGACGAGGATCTCGCCGATGACGTAGTCCAGGTCATCCGGGGTGAGCTCGGGGGCGTTGGCCAGGGCACGCAGTCCGGAGGGGAGCTGGTTGACAGCCTCCTGACCGGCGGCGTCGCGGACCCCGGCGACGATCTGCTGGGCGAGCGGCTGGACACCGTTGATCCGGTACACGGTCGCCATCACGTCCATGTCGAGCAGTCCGCCGCCGAAATCAGCGCCGGACAGGCCGCCCATTCCCGCCCACTGCAGTTCACGGTGGTCGAGTTGGAAGGCGAGGTAGCGGTCGTAGCTGCGTTCCAGGTTGGTGGTGTTCGCCGCCACGCCCGCGCGCGGCGTCCAGGCGTCCAGGTCGATCCCGGCGGAGTCGGTGACGCGCCGTAGCCAGGTGGCATGGAGGTCGGCGGCGGTGCCGGTCAGTGGGCCGTCGGCGGTGACCGGGCAGGACGCCCCGGCCCAGGCGTTAGTGTCGCGTCCGGTATCGGACGCCGGGTCTGCGGCGGCCGGGCCGGTCTGCAGCCCGACCGTGAGGGCTGCTGCGGTGAGGACCGCGGCGCACCTCGTGGTGGTCCGGCGGAAGGTAGGGGAATGTCCGGTGACGGGCATATTCTCTCCAAACGTCAATCAGGGCGGCTGTGGGTGCCGCCGGTGACCCGGATACTACGGGCGGAGAAACCGGTGCGCAGAAGAACGGGGTCACTTCCGTGGTGCTGGCGGACCTGCACCCCGTGTCACCCCGGCCCGTGGCGGCAGCGCGACAAACCACGCGGGGTAGAATCCCACACCGATGATGAACACCCGTGCACACTCCGCCTACCGTCAGGCGGTCGGAGCCTTCCGGAATCCGACACTCGAGCTGCTGCACGGCAGGTACGCCCCGTTTGTCGTGGCGACGCTCTCCCTGCTCTTCACCGCCGATCGCCCGTCGGTGCAGGTCACGGACGCGCATATCGAGGTTGGCGATATCGTCGACGAGTTGCGGGCCGCCGGTGCCGAGGAGGTCGACCGCGGCCTGCCCCACGGGACCGGCCGGGAGATCTGCCGCTACTGGGTCCGCGTCGGCTGGCTCGTCCCGCAGATCGAGGACGATGTGGAGGTCTACCGCCTCTCCGCCCAGGCCGTGGGAGCCCTCGACACCGTGGGCCGGGTCGGCGGCGGTACCAACCGCGTCTCCCGCTCCCGGATCCGTACCCTACTCGACGCCGTCGACCAGCTCAGCCATGACGCCGAGACCGACCCCGCCGAACGCCTCGCCGTCCTGCGGGCCGAGCGGGACCGGATCGAGGAGGAGATGCGGTTGATCGCCGCCGGGGAGATCGACCCGGTCGATGACGAGCAGCTGCTGGAGGAGGCGGAGAACATCCTCCACCTGTCCCGGGAACTGCCCGCCGATTTCGCTCGCGTCGCCGAGTCGATCACTGCGATGCAGCGTGACGTGGTCGCTGAGCTGCGTCGGGACGTCCGTCCGGTGGGCGAGGTGCTGCGCGAGTACCTGCATCGTGGTCAGCATGTGCTGGAGGCCACCGCCGAGGGACGCGCCTTCGCCGGCGCATTGAGCCTCATCGGTGATCCGGGACGCATCGACGATCTCACCGACCGGGTGGACGCCCTGCTCGCCCTCCCGTTCGCCGACACCCTCCTGCCGCCGCAGCGTCGGGAACTGGCCGCGATCGCCCGCCGAGTGGAGCAGGGGGTGGCGGAGGTGCTCACCGCCCAGCGTCGGGCGTCCCATGTCATCACCGCCCAGGTCCAGACCCATGATCCGGTGCGTGACCGGGAGGTCGATGACCTGCTCCGCGAGGCGATGGCGGGGCTGCAGACCTGGATGGGCGCCTCCGGCCCCGGCGATGCCGTCGAGCCGGTGCGGACCTTCCCCACGGCGTCCCTGGGGCATCTACGGCAGACGCTCAGCGATCCGCGTCCGCCCGGCGTGCCCGCCCCACTGCACCACGAGGAGGAGCCGGACTTCGCTGAGGAGGACGCCCGCGCGTGGGGCGGTCCGCACTACGCGGACCTGGAGGATCACGTCGCCCGGCTCGCGGACGCGGGCATCACGGATGTCGATCTCGCCGCCACCTTCGCGGACCTGGACACGAACCTGCGCCGTCCGGTGGACCTGCTCGGCCTGCTGGAGATCGCCCACCGCAACGGCATGACCGAGACCGACGAGGTGTCGGTCGTGGACGCGGTACGTCCCGACGGCACGACCCGACGGTTCGCCTTCGGCGCCGTCACCGCACGAACACATGAGGAGGACCTGCCGTGAGTGAACCATTCATCGCACCGGTGGCGATGGAGAACGACCCGGCGGAGTGCTTCGCCGGGGACCGGGGCGTCCTGGATCCGGCAGTCCGTCGGGTGCTGGTGCGGCTGCTGCAGCGCCGCGTCCTGCTCGCCGACCAGGCGGAGGACTGGACGGTACTGCTGGACAACCAGCAGATCATCGAGTCGCGTCTCCACGACCTGTTCATCCGGCTCATCGTCGACACCGACCGTGGCGTGGCCTACAAGCAGCAGGTCCGGTCCGGGGAGACCGAGGTGCCGATCCTGCTCACCGACCGCGCCTACAGCCGGGTCGAGACCCTGGTCCTGGTCTACCTGCGCACCGTCTACCAGCGGGAAGCCACCGCCGGCGACCAGCAGGCCCGGGTCGACCGCGAGGAGGTGGAGGATACCGTCCTCACCTACTTCACCGACCCCGGCGGCGATATCGCGGGACGCCAACGCGCCGTCGCCAAAGCCCTGGACCGATTGCGGCACGAAGGCATCGTCGACGAGGAGTCGGAGGGACGCTACCGCATCCGCCCGATCATCGAGATCGTGCTCAGCGCACCCCGGCTGCGGGAACTGAACGACTGGCTGGCGCAGAGCACGACAGAGGAGACGGCACGGTGACCATGCTCGACACGCTCTTCGGACTGATCCCGGAGGCCTCCCGCGGGGAGCAGTGGCTCGCCGGTGACCTGCAGCTGGTCAACTGGGGCGGCTACGACGGACTCCACCGCGTCCGCTTCGCCCCCACGGCGACGCTGCTGTGCGGCGGGTCCGGGTCCGGAAAATCCACCCTCATGGACGCCTACATCGCCCTGATGATGCCGCACACCACCCCGTTCAACGGGGCATCCAACGGTGCGGTGACCGGGCGTCCCCGTGGCGAGGACCAGCGCAATATCCTGTCCTACGGCCGCGGCAAGACCGACGAGACCCGCAGCGGTGACCACACCCGCGTGCGGGTCCTGCGTGGCGACGGGGAGGATACCTGGACGGCGGTCGCGATGACCTGGACCGGCCGCGACAATGCCCGGTTCACCGCGGTCCGCGCCTGGTACATCCCGGCGACCGCCCGGGTGCTCGATGACGCGGTGAAGGTCCGTGCCGTCACCGGCGGCGAGTTCGACCTGGCCGACCTGGAACCGGCCGCGGCGCACCGCCTGTCGGACGCCACGGTCCGCGCCGCCGGGCTGGAGACCTTCAGCACCGACCGGGAGTTCCTCGCGCGGATCCACACGGTGCTGGGCATCGGGGCCGCCGGAGCCGGTTCGAAGGCGATGAACCTGCTCGCCCGGATCCAGGCCGGCCAGCAGATCACCACCGTCGACGAGCTGTACAAACGGATGGTGCTGGAGGAACCGGCGACGATGGCGACGGCCGAGGAGGTCGTCGACCATTTCGACGAGCTGGAGTCCGCCCGGGTCCGGATGGTGACCGCGCGCAAGCAGGTCCGCGCCCTGCGTCCGCTGCGGGAGATCCGCGCCCGGCAGGACGCCGCGGCCCGGCGTCTGGATCTCATCGACGGCATCGGCCGGTTCGAGGAGGCGGAGTCCGTGGCGTCATTGTGGCGCGCCGCGCGCCGCCTCGACCTGCTCACCGCCGAGGAGACGGTGGTGCGCACCCGCGCCCGTGAGGCCAAGGACGAGGTCCGCGCCCAGACCGCGGCGGTGGACGCGGCAGTCGCCGAACGGGACGGGCTCATCGAGGTGCTGCGCAACTCCGGCGGCGACCGCCTGGAGACCGCCCACCGCGAACTCGACGCCGCAGCCCGGCGCAGCGCCGAGGTACGCCGGGCCCGGGAGAGCTTCGACGAGGCGACCGCCTGCCTCGGCACCCCGGTGACCACCCGCGCCGAGTTCGACGCCCTGTCCGCGACCGCCCGCGGCGTCCTCGATGATCCGACGGCGACGGGCCGTGACCGCGACGCCTACGCCACCGCCCGTGCCGCGCTGTCGGCCGCCCGCGCTGACCTGGCACAGATCGAAGAGGAACGCCGGACGGTCGGCGAGCGGACCGGCAACATCCCCGCCCCCCTGCACGAGGCCCGTGCCCAGCTCGCCGAGGCCGCCGGTCTGCCGGAGACGGACCTGCCCTTCGTCGGTGAGCTGGTGGAGGTGCGCACCGAGTTCGAACCGTGGCGTGAGGCCTTCAACCTCGCCCTCGGCGGTTTCGCGACGACGATGCTCATCGATGACGCGCAGCTGCCGGCCTTCCGCCGCGCCGTGGAGACGGTCCGTACCCGCACCCGGATCCGCTACGAGGGGGTCCGCACCTCGACCCCGGCGGTGACCCCGGACCCGGCCCGGCTGCCCGGTCGGCTCGACTACCGCGACAGCCCGTTCACCGGGTGGCTCACCACCCGTCTCGACCGGCAGTTCGGCTTCGTCTGCGTGGACTCCGCCGACCAGCTCGGCGAGCACCCCAGCGCCCTGACGCTCACCGGCCAGATGTCCCAGGGGCTCCGCGGTGCCCACGGTGGCCACGGTCGACGGAATGTCCTGGGAGTGAGCAACCGGCGTCTCCTCGCCGATCTCGATGCCCGGATCGCCGACGCCCGACGCCGGGTGGCGGCCGCCGAGGACGCCGAACGCGCCGCCTCCGCCGGCCTCGACGCCTTGGACGAGAGGCTCGCCGCCTACCGGCGCGTCCGCGAAATCACCTGGGACCGGATCGACGTCGCCACCGTCACCGCCGGGGAAGACCGCTGGACACAGCTCATTGAGCAGGTCGGCGAGGACGCCCCGGAACTCGGTGACCTGCAACGGCGGATCGACGGGTTGGCGCGACGCATCGACAGCCTGCAGAAGTCCCTCGGCCGCGCCGAGGGCACCCAGGAACGCCTCGCCGAACAGTGGGCGGCCATCGCCGACGAGGTGGACGCCGCCACCGCCCTGGTCGACGACGCCACCGAGGCGGGCCGCGAACTGACCACGGAGCAGGCCGATTACCTCATGGAACGGTGTGGGGCCCCGGGTGCTGATCTCGCCGCTTTCGACGCGGCGACCGCCCTGGCGTCCCGTCGACTGCGCGAGGACCGGGACGCCGCGGAAGACACTGTCGCCGAGCAGCGCGACCAGCTGCGCCGCACGATGGAGAGCTTCCTCGACCAGTGGCCCAACCCGAACCTGCGGACCGACCCGGACACCTCCCTGCCCGACTTCGAGCGCATCCTCGCCGACCTGGAGACCAGCGGCCTGCATGACCTGGAGGCGGAGTGGAAAGGAAGTCTGCTGCGGTTGTCGGGCAATGACCTGACGAACCTGGCGTCCACCCTGAACCGGGCGCGCCGGGAGATCCAGGAACGGATCGCCCCGATCAACCGGATCATGGCGGACCTGCCGTTCTACGATGACGACCACCGACTGCAGATCAGCCTGCGGGACAATCGGTCCGAGGCACGGACCCGGTTCCTGGCCGAGCTGCGGGAGGTCCGGGGGCTCATCGACGGTGCGTCCTCCGACGAGGACCGCGGCCGGGCCTATGACCGGATGTCGCTGCTGATCAACCGGATCCGGCGGACCGCGCCGGACGTCGACGGGCTGATCGACGTGCGCAACCATGTGCGGGTCAGTGCGGAGAAGATCCACGCCGCCTCCGGAGCGCATGTCGCCCTCTACGACCACATCGGGGAGAAGTCCGGTGGCGAGTCCCAGGAGCTCATCGCCTTCATCGTCGGTGCCGCGCTGCGCTACCAGCTCGGGGACGCCGACGCCCCGCGTCCCCGCTACGCCCCGGTGTTCCTCGACGAGGCGCTCATTAAGGCGGATGCCCATTTCACCGCCCGGGCGATCGGTGCCTGGCGGGGGCTGGGGTTCCAGCTCATCATCGGCGCGCCGAATGACAAGTACAGTGCCATCGAGCCGCATGTCGACGCCGAATATGACATCCTCAAGGACACCTCCGGCCGTTCCTGGGCGAAGCCGAAGGTGGGGGTTCCGCAGGGCTGAGCGCAGCTGTACAGTCGGCGCCATGTCTGAAAATTCTCCAGTTCAGCCCTCTCATCCGCTTGTCGACCGGACCGGTGCCGCGGTCGAGGTCCGGCTCTTGTCCTCCGGCGACGCCTACGGTGTCTTCTACGCTGGTGACGCGCAACCCGTCGGTGTCGCCGAGTTCCTCGACCGGGACACCGGGGCCGGGCCGCAGCGGATCTTCCATCACACCTTTGTCGGTGAGGACTTCGGTGGCCGTGGCCTGGCGGGCCTGCTTGTCGCCGCCGCCCTGGATGACGCCCGCGCGGCGGGCCGGGAGGTGGTCCCGATGTGCAGCTTTGTGGCGCGCTGGATCGCGAAGAACAACTGGTCGGGTGCGGTGGCGACGGTCACCGACGAGGTTGAGGAATGGGTCGCGGACCAGGGGTGAATGCCGCCGTTCCCGCCCTCTGAGCACCGGACCGGGCTAGAATCTGGTGCCATGAGCCTTCCCTCCTTCCTCCAAGCACCGCTGACCCGTGCGCAGGTCAGGCACCCCGTCATCGCCGGCAACGTCATCCGTCGCCTCACCGGTTCGAGTGGGAAGTCAGCGCAGGCCAGTGATGCCGCCCCGGACGTGCCGGAGACTGCTGGGCCGCTGACCCGGGATAACGGGATCGAGGCGGCGAAGCGGGCGGCCGGGGTGCCGTCCGGGCACTGAGCGCAATGCGTCGTTGTGCGGTCGGTCTGGCGCTGGTGCTCGGCTTGGCGTCCTGTGGCGGGTCGGGGACTGAGACGCCGACGTCTGTAGCGTCCCCGGCGTCTGCGGTGTTCTTCGGCGACAGCCTGACCGACGCCGGGACATACGGTGTCCGCTACACCACCATGCCGGGGGAGAGCTGGGCGCAGATGGTCGATGCGGACGGGGAGAACTTCGCTGTCGGTGGGGCGACCGTCGCGCAGATGAGTACCCAGCTTGACGATTTCTTCGCGTCGGAGGCGACCGTGGATCCGGGGGCCCTGGTCACCGTGTTCATCGGCACCAATGACGTGCTCGCCGATACTCCGCTGACCTCCGTGACGGATGCTGCGGACGCCGCGCTCGACCAGATCTCCCGTCTGCTGGATGCCGGAGCGCAGCAGGTCCTGGTCTTCACTCTCTTCGATCTGGCGCACACCCCG of Corynebacterium terpenotabidum Y-11 contains these proteins:
- a CDS encoding lipase family protein, encoding MRTVPALLTAALTVAAAAVSPASADPVDTPTRTPGVDEIFTGYTLSTFVDGQVASLDEIIDPLSPVSDAFYTEPELTGDESAGTLLKAEPVQVQFTGVQPGNLRAWRTMFVTEEMDGTPSVSTGILMVPDDGKEDATRAIIGYQEANDSVGARCHPSTQWTGGDPLDGASWSALGPLALMFDRGYAVMISDVGNDAQESPHGVFAGKYAANTLLDGVRSAMKVETAGLSAEAPVGLFGIAGGGVGAGFAAERAASYAPELDIRGTVLEGMVVDQRNFFRGADGSLGSGFVFATLLGLEPKYPEMDLNSHLTPLGRQIADWYRGQCQTPAYFTMPFVPLSALFVEGIPPADIPEFQHVYDDNLLGASGAAPDAPVLISSCVADDSPMSLVPAADARGLADRYRAGGTSVSYQPTDCSMTNFVTNLYGWGTDLFGMQTISWLEKQLE
- a CDS encoding DUF3375 domain-containing protein, whose translation is MMNTRAHSAYRQAVGAFRNPTLELLHGRYAPFVVATLSLLFTADRPSVQVTDAHIEVGDIVDELRAAGAEEVDRGLPHGTGREICRYWVRVGWLVPQIEDDVEVYRLSAQAVGALDTVGRVGGGTNRVSRSRIRTLLDAVDQLSHDAETDPAERLAVLRAERDRIEEEMRLIAAGEIDPVDDEQLLEEAENILHLSRELPADFARVAESITAMQRDVVAELRRDVRPVGEVLREYLHRGQHVLEATAEGRAFAGALSLIGDPGRIDDLTDRVDALLALPFADTLLPPQRRELAAIARRVEQGVAEVLTAQRRASHVITAQVQTHDPVRDREVDDLLREAMAGLQTWMGASGPGDAVEPVRTFPTASLGHLRQTLSDPRPPGVPAPLHHEEEPDFAEEDARAWGGPHYADLEDHVARLADAGITDVDLAATFADLDTNLRRPVDLLGLLEIAHRNGMTETDEVSVVDAVRPDGTTRRFAFGAVTARTHEEDLP
- a CDS encoding DUF4194 domain-containing protein, yielding MSEPFIAPVAMENDPAECFAGDRGVLDPAVRRVLVRLLQRRVLLADQAEDWTVLLDNQQIIESRLHDLFIRLIVDTDRGVAYKQQVRSGETEVPILLTDRAYSRVETLVLVYLRTVYQREATAGDQQARVDREEVEDTVLTYFTDPGGDIAGRQRAVAKALDRLRHEGIVDEESEGRYRIRPIIEIVLSAPRLRELNDWLAQSTTEETAR
- a CDS encoding ATP-binding protein, with the protein product MLDTLFGLIPEASRGEQWLAGDLQLVNWGGYDGLHRVRFAPTATLLCGGSGSGKSTLMDAYIALMMPHTTPFNGASNGAVTGRPRGEDQRNILSYGRGKTDETRSGDHTRVRVLRGDGEDTWTAVAMTWTGRDNARFTAVRAWYIPATARVLDDAVKVRAVTGGEFDLADLEPAAAHRLSDATVRAAGLETFSTDREFLARIHTVLGIGAAGAGSKAMNLLARIQAGQQITTVDELYKRMVLEEPATMATAEEVVDHFDELESARVRMVTARKQVRALRPLREIRARQDAAARRLDLIDGIGRFEEAESVASLWRAARRLDLLTAEETVVRTRAREAKDEVRAQTAAVDAAVAERDGLIEVLRNSGGDRLETAHRELDAAARRSAEVRRARESFDEATACLGTPVTTRAEFDALSATARGVLDDPTATGRDRDAYATARAALSAARADLAQIEEERRTVGERTGNIPAPLHEARAQLAEAAGLPETDLPFVGELVEVRTEFEPWREAFNLALGGFATTMLIDDAQLPAFRRAVETVRTRTRIRYEGVRTSTPAVTPDPARLPGRLDYRDSPFTGWLTTRLDRQFGFVCVDSADQLGEHPSALTLTGQMSQGLRGAHGGHGRRNVLGVSNRRLLADLDARIADARRRVAAAEDAERAASAGLDALDERLAAYRRVREITWDRIDVATVTAGEDRWTQLIEQVGEDAPELGDLQRRIDGLARRIDSLQKSLGRAEGTQERLAEQWAAIADEVDAATALVDDATEAGRELTTEQADYLMERCGAPGADLAAFDAATALASRRLREDRDAAEDTVAEQRDQLRRTMESFLDQWPNPNLRTDPDTSLPDFERILADLETSGLHDLEAEWKGSLLRLSGNDLTNLASTLNRARREIQERIAPINRIMADLPFYDDDHRLQISLRDNRSEARTRFLAELREVRGLIDGASSDEDRGRAYDRMSLLINRIRRTAPDVDGLIDVRNHVRVSAEKIHAASGAHVALYDHIGEKSGGESQELIAFIVGAALRYQLGDADAPRPRYAPVFLDEALIKADAHFTARAIGAWRGLGFQLIIGAPNDKYSAIEPHVDAEYDILKDTSGRSWAKPKVGVPQG
- a CDS encoding GNAT family N-acetyltransferase; the protein is MSENSPVQPSHPLVDRTGAAVEVRLLSSGDAYGVFYAGDAQPVGVAEFLDRDTGAGPQRIFHHTFVGEDFGGRGLAGLLVAAALDDARAAGREVVPMCSFVARWIAKNNWSGAVATVTDEVEEWVADQG
- a CDS encoding SGNH/GDSL hydrolase family protein, yielding MRRCAVGLALVLGLASCGGSGTETPTSVASPASAVFFGDSLTDAGTYGVRYTTMPGESWAQMVDADGENFAVGGATVAQMSTQLDDFFASEATVDPGALVTVFIGTNDVLADTPLTSVTDAADAALDQISRLLDAGAQQVLVFTLFDLAHTPAFTSEESRARIHERTVAYNDRLLDGLAERFDGDGRVGVFDTFGILGDVVADPTAYGFTHGAGEDACADGPAVGFCDSDGLVAPGADRDYVFAGGVHLTTGTNELLADAVRQRVEELWGVSM